In Halobacteria archaeon AArc-dxtr1, the sequence CCACGGGCCGAACATCGGCGAGCACGTTCTGGGATCGATTCTCTACTTCACGCGGCGCTTTCACGTCGGCGCGCGCCGACAGCGCCGCCGGGAGTGGCGCCACTACCAGGCTCACGAGCTCCAGGGGTCGACGGTCACCGTCGTCGGCCTGGGAGCGATCGGGCAGGCGGTCTGCCGGCGCCTGGAACCGTTCGGTGTCGAGACGGTCGGCGTCCGGTATTCGCCAGCAAAGGGCGGCCCAGCCGACGAGGTCCTCGGCTTCGACGCGATCGACGACGCACTGGCCAGGACCGATTATCTCGTACTCGCCTGCCCGCTGACCGAGGAGACGCGGGGACTCATCGATCGCGAGGCGTTTCTCACCCTTCCGCCGAAGGCTGTGCTCGTAAACATCGCCCGAGGGCCCGTCGTCGACACCGACGCTCTGGTTGGGGCGCTGCGATCGAACTGGATCCGCGGGGCGTCCCTCGACGTCACCGATCCGGAGCCGCTTCCGGAGGACCATCCCCTCTGGACGTTCGAGAACGTCCAGATCACACCCCACAACGCAGGCCACACCCCCAGATACTACGAACGACTGGCCGATATCGTCGCAGAGAACGCCGGCCGAATCGACGAGTCGGGGTGGGACGCGGACCTCGAAAACCGCGTTCGAATCTGAAGACGAGCGTCTCGCGTTGTGACTGTCCTCCCAGCCATCGGTCCGAAAGGGGGGCAGTAGATACCGGACCCAAAGCCCGAGCCGAAACCGGCTCGGCTTCGGAGCTCCCCTCGTGCGTCACTCACTGGAGCGATTGCCTGACCACCCTCCCCCCAGTGAGTATGCGACGTTCTCTCAGGAATCCCTTAATGTTCGCGGTCCCGGAAATTCGGTTGCAGTTATCGACGCGGCCATCTGCCGGCAGTACGAAAACACCTTTTACCCAGCGGTCCGCACTGCAGAGCCGATGGCCGACAGCCCCGATGATCGCGTCTACTACGTAATCAGCGACCTCCACATCGGCGGTGACGAGCAGCTAGAAGAAGTGGAGTTTCTGGACGAACTGCTTTCGTTCCTTCGCGGCTTAGAAGAGACCGACGAGAACGCGGAGTTGCTCATCAACGGCGACGCCTTTGGGCTCTGGGAACTCACCACGATCTCCGGACTCGAGAAGTTCGACGCCCTGGTAGAGACCTACCCGAAGCTCTTCGAACAGTTCCGTGCCACCGGTGAGAACGTACCGATCACGCTGTTGCCGGGGAATCACGACCACGAACTGGCGGCCTACGACGAATACGTCGAGCGGTTCACCGAGTACAACGTCGACCTCGTGCAGGAACAGACGCTCAGCCGTCCCGTTGGCGACCGGACAATCCATTTCGAACACGGACACCAGCACGATTCGAACAACCGGATCGAGGACTGGGAGAATCCCCACGCCTCGCCGCTTGGCTACTACTACAACACGCTCGTGACGAGCCGGGCGGGACAGCTCTCAAACCGTGGACGGTACAACTGGCTCAAGGATGTCCAGGCCGTAACGCCCACCGAACGGATGCCCGTCTGGCTGTTCTCGAAGTACTTCTACCGGGAGATGAACCCGTTACTTCGGTACGCGCTGGTCCCGTTTCTCCTGCTGTTCAACATCAGTGCGCTGCTCGCAATTGGGACCGGGCTCGATCTGGCTGGCGTCTGGGAGATGCCCGTCGAGCGAACCACGGAGCTACTCAGTGGCTTCGGCCTCGCTGGCACGGCGGTGTATAATCTTCTCGTCGTCAACGTCGTCGTTGCCGGGCTGCTGGTGTTGTTGTACATCCCGTACTTCTTCATCAAACACGACCTCAAACGGACTATCGAGCGCTTTGGCGTCTTCGAGACCGATCTGACCGTCGACCCCGAGACACCATACGAGGATGCCGCCCGCGAGGTCTTCGCGGAGAATCCGGAGACGGCGGTCTTCTGTTACGGACACACACACAGACCGAGCGTCCGCGAGGTTGACGGCGGCATGCTCGTCAACACCGGAACGTGGCTCAAACGCCTCCACCGTCGTGACGGCGTTACCGGCCTCTTACCGCCGGTGTTCTACCCGTCTTACCAGCTCTGTGCCGTTCGGATCGCCGCCGAACCCGAGGGGATCACGATCGAACACCAGGCGATCGAGAAGCCAAGCCCCGGCCCCGAGGAGTTAACGCTCACCGAGCGACTGCTGACCCTGGGGCGGACGCCGAATCCCGAGCTACCAGAACCTGCGGTACTCGAGCGCGAGTCGGCACCACAGGAACCGGAACCACCGGAGGAGCCATCCGGGGCGACGGCTGCTGCAAGCGAGCGTTCGGACGGAGCGGGGCGGTAACCAGGTCTTTTGTACGGGCTCCGTACCGACGCTCTGGCTGCTTTGCCCCTCGTGTTATTGCTCCTGGCAAAAGCGGGCCGGGCGCGATTTGAACACGCGACCGTCTGATTAAGAGTCAGACGCTCTGCCTAACTGAGCTACCGGCCCTATACCCAGAATGTTCCCGCAGGCATTGAAATACGTTTCCCTTGGAAACCGCTGTGCCACACCGCCACACCGCCTCCGTCTCCCGGTCGTTCTCGGAACCTTCCACTCTTCGGGAACGTTAAGTGTTGTGGGTCCGACCACACGATCAATGAGTACGGGGGTTACGATTTCGTCGATATCTGACTACGCCATTCTGGGTTGTGGGAGCGTCGGCTACGCGGTCGCCGAGGAGCTCGTCGAACAGGGGAAAGACGTTCGCATTATCGATCGCGACGAGAGTCGCGTCGAATCGCTTCGGGATCAGGACTTAGACGCACGGACTGCCGACATCCGCACGGCTGCCTCGGCCGAGCTGGTCGCCGATCGGGACGTCGTCCTTATCCTGGCCTCCGACGTCGAGGCGAACAAGCAGGCTGTCGAGCACATCCGTGAGGCCGACGCCAACCAGTTCGTCGTCGCCCGCGCCAGCGACCCCGTCTCCGGCGACGAGCTGTCGGCAGTTGGTGCCGACGTCGTGATCAACCCCTCGGCCGTCATCGCGGACTCGGCGCTCCGAGCGCTCGAGTCGGGCGAACTCGAGTACAATGCGACCCAGCTTGCAGCGCTCGTCGAGAACGCCTCCGACCGGCTCGCGATCGTCACACAGGACAGCCCCGATCCCGACTCTATTGCCAGTGCAGCCGCGCTGCAGGCGATCGCATCCCACCTCGGCGTCGAGGCGGATATCCTCTATCTCGGCGATATGGGCCACCAGGAAAACCGGGCGTTCGTGAATCTTCTCGGAATCGAGCTGGTACAGTGGGACGAAGTGGATGACATCTCGGTGTACGACACCGTTGCGCTCGTCGATAATGCGACTTTGAGCACCGTCGACGTCGACGTCGACATCGTCATCGATCACCACGAGCCAGAGGCCGATCACGAAGCCGAGTTCGTCGACATCCGACCGAACATGTCCTCGACGTCGACGATCATGACGAAGTACATCCAGGAGTTCGACGTCAACGTCTCCGAGGAGGTCGCGACCGCGCTGCTCTACGGTATCCGCGCGGAGACGCTCGATTTCAAACGCGACACCACGCCTGCAGACCTCACTGCCGCCGCGTACCTCTACCCCTTCGCTAACCACGACACCTTAGAGCAAGTCGAGTCGCCGTCGATGTCACCCGAGACGTTAGACGTGCTCGCGGAGGCGATCGCAAACCGAGACGTCCAGGGGAGTCATCTCGTCTCGAATGCCGGCTTCGTCCGCGACCGCGAGGCGCTCACGCAGGCGGCGAACCACCTGCTCAATCTGGAGGGTGTGACGACGACGGCCGTCTTCGGTATCGCCGACGAGACGATCTTCCTCGCAGCGCGCTCGAAGGACATCCGGATCAACATCGGCAAGATTCTGGGCGACGCCTACGGCGAGATTGGCGAGACAGCGGGTCACTCGACGCAGGCCAGCGCGGAGATCCCACTTGGCATCTTTACCGGTATCGAGATCTCAGAGGATACGCGATCGACGCTGCTTCAGCTAACCGAGGAAGCGGTCAAACGGACCCTGTTCGACGCGATGGGCGTCGACGGGACCGAAGGATCGAACGGAAACTGAGGCCGGTCAGGCGACGATCTCTTCGTGTTCTTCGTCCGGATCGCGAAAGCGCTCGACGACGTCGTTGATCAGGATGACGTCGCCGACGGCCCGGACCCAGCGGTAAGGGAGGATAATTCCCGTCGAGCCCTGTGATTCGGCTTCGAACAGCTCCGAATTCAGTTTGCCGAGCGCGAGGCCACTGACGGCCGCCCCCTCGATGTTCAGTCGCAGATCTTCGACTTCGCCGACGAAGACGCCGTTGTTCGAGTAGACCTCGCGACCGACGATCGAGGTGATCTCTTGTGGAGTATCGTCCATGGCGTGACTCTCTCGCGGCGGACTCTTAATTCTTAGTCAGACGGATCGGCTGGCATCGCCGAGGATGTCGTCGACGGCCGCATGGTCCGTGAGCAGCGACTCCATCCGATCGACGGTTCGTTCGTCACGCGTCCGACCGCTTCGGACGACCGCCTCTGCGCGATCGATGGTCGAGACCGTGTCCGTCTGCACCGAGAGGATCGGGACGCCCTTCTTCGCGGCGCGCCCGAGAATCGCCTCCGACGGGCGGTGACCGCCGGTGAGGATCAGACACCGGACGCCCGGTGCCTCGAGGGCCGCCGTCTGGATCTCTGCGCGGTCGCCGCCGGTGATGACGGCGGCGTCTTTCGTCCGGCGGAAGTGTCGCAACGCGCTGTCGGCGCCCATCGCGCCGACGGTGAATCGCTCGACGTACTCGTCTGCCCCCGCCTCGGCGAGGACACGCGCGCCGAGTTCATCGGCGAGTTCGCCGACGGTCACGCCCGCGAGCGTCTGCTCTCGCGGGAGCACGCCGTAGACCGAAATGCCGCGCCCCTCGAGGAAGGGAACGGCGTCGGTCTCGAGTTCGTCGTACGCTGCGTCGGCGACGTCGTTGAAGATGACGCCGTGGAGGCGATCTCCGAGTAGGCGAGCGGCCGCCAGCACGTCGTCTACATCGCCAGCGACCTCGTAGGGCGCGAGCAGCAGGATCTGTGCGTCGAGCAGGTCGGCGACGTCGGCGTCGGTGAGATCGACGATCCCGCCGACGTCGAGATTGCCGCCGCCCTCGACGAACATGCGGTCGGTTCCCTCCGCGAGCGTCGCGTACGCCTCGCGGACGCGCCCGTGGATCTCCGCGGGCGTCTCGCGGCCGCGGATCGCCTGTTCAACGAACGTCGGCGAGTAGACCACCGGCTCGAAGTCGTGTAACTCGGCCTCCAGGCCGAGTACCTCGCGGGCCAAAAGCGGGTCCGAGTCGACGATTTTCCCGACGTTGCTCTGTAAGCGCGTTCCCTTTGGCTTCATATAGCCGACGCTGTCGCCGTCCTCGCGGGCCAGTCGGGCCAACGCGAGGGCGACGGCCGTCTTGCCCGTCGCCTCCTCGAGAGAGGCCACGACGAGCGGTGTCGTCTCCGTCCCGTCTGCGTGATCAGTGTCTGTGCTGTCTGCCGTATCGGTGCTGCCGTCCGGATCGGTGTCGGTGTCTGTCATGGTTCCTCCGTATCCACGGTGAGTCTGAGGTCGATCGCCTGTACGCCCTCGGGGCCGACGACTAACGGATTGACGTCGAGTTCGAGGATCGAGGGGAAGTCGGTCACGAGCTGTGAGAGGCGCTGGATCGCATCGACGACGCCCTCGACGTCTGCGGGCTCACGGCCGCGAGCGCCCCGCAACAGCGGTGCCGCGGTGATCTCGTCGACCATCTCGCGGGCCTGGTCCTCGCCGATCGGTGCGACCCGAACCGACGTGTCCTCTAAGATTTCGACGAAGATACCGCCCAGTCCGAACAGCAACAGTGGTCCGAACTGCGGATCCCGGTTCATCCCGACGATGGTCTCGGTCGTCCCCTCCAGATCGAGCATCTCCTGGACCTGGACGCCCAAGATCGTCGCATCGGGCTGGTAGTTTCGTGCCCGGGTGACGACGTCCTCGTAGGCGTCGTACACCTCCTCGTCTTCGACACCGACGCGAACGCCACCGATGTCGGACTTGTGAGAGATGTCGGGGCTGACGATCTTCAACACCACGTCGCCGTCGATTTCGGCAGCGACCTCGCGGGCCGCCTCGGGATCGTCGACAATTTCGCCAGTCGGCGTCGGGATGCCGTAGGCCTCGAGCAGGTCCATCGATTCGACCCCGAGGCGGGT encodes:
- a CDS encoding phosphotransacetylase family protein, whose amino-acid sequence is MTDTDTDPDGSTDTADSTDTDHADGTETTPLVVASLEEATGKTAVALALARLAREDGDSVGYMKPKGTRLQSNVGKIVDSDPLLAREVLGLEAELHDFEPVVYSPTFVEQAIRGRETPAEIHGRVREAYATLAEGTDRMFVEGGGNLDVGGIVDLTDADVADLLDAQILLLAPYEVAGDVDDVLAAARLLGDRLHGVIFNDVADAAYDELETDAVPFLEGRGISVYGVLPREQTLAGVTVGELADELGARVLAEAGADEYVERFTVGAMGADSALRHFRRTKDAAVITGGDRAEIQTAALEAPGVRCLILTGGHRPSEAILGRAAKKGVPILSVQTDTVSTIDRAEAVVRSGRTRDERTVDRMESLLTDHAAVDDILGDASRSV
- a CDS encoding D-2-hydroxyacid dehydrogenase — translated: MGDIVVLRRGTHGAPVSEYAEELRTRLPDSTVSLARTPDEERELIEDAQFVTGMSLDRELLERAEELRVFACAYAGTGHLPLDALAERDVTVTNASGVHGPNIGEHVLGSILYFTRRFHVGARRQRRREWRHYQAHELQGSTVTVVGLGAIGQAVCRRLEPFGVETVGVRYSPAKGGPADEVLGFDAIDDALARTDYLVLACPLTEETRGLIDREAFLTLPPKAVLVNIARGPVVDTDALVGALRSNWIRGASLDVTDPEPLPEDHPLWTFENVQITPHNAGHTPRYYERLADIVAENAGRIDESGWDADLENRVRI
- a CDS encoding metallophosphoesterase; the encoded protein is MADSPDDRVYYVISDLHIGGDEQLEEVEFLDELLSFLRGLEETDENAELLINGDAFGLWELTTISGLEKFDALVETYPKLFEQFRATGENVPITLLPGNHDHELAAYDEYVERFTEYNVDLVQEQTLSRPVGDRTIHFEHGHQHDSNNRIEDWENPHASPLGYYYNTLVTSRAGQLSNRGRYNWLKDVQAVTPTERMPVWLFSKYFYREMNPLLRYALVPFLLLFNISALLAIGTGLDLAGVWEMPVERTTELLSGFGLAGTAVYNLLVVNVVVAGLLVLLYIPYFFIKHDLKRTIERFGVFETDLTVDPETPYEDAAREVFAENPETAVFCYGHTHRPSVREVDGGMLVNTGTWLKRLHRRDGVTGLLPPVFYPSYQLCAVRIAAEPEGITIEHQAIEKPSPGPEELTLTERLLTLGRTPNPELPEPAVLERESAPQEPEPPEEPSGATAAASERSDGAGR
- a CDS encoding DHH family phosphoesterase, which produces MSTGVTISSISDYAILGCGSVGYAVAEELVEQGKDVRIIDRDESRVESLRDQDLDARTADIRTAASAELVADRDVVLILASDVEANKQAVEHIREADANQFVVARASDPVSGDELSAVGADVVINPSAVIADSALRALESGELEYNATQLAALVENASDRLAIVTQDSPDPDSIASAAALQAIASHLGVEADILYLGDMGHQENRAFVNLLGIELVQWDEVDDISVYDTVALVDNATLSTVDVDVDIVIDHHEPEADHEAEFVDIRPNMSSTSTIMTKYIQEFDVNVSEEVATALLYGIRAETLDFKRDTTPADLTAAAYLYPFANHDTLEQVESPSMSPETLDVLAEAIANRDVQGSHLVSNAGFVRDREALTQAANHLLNLEGVTTTAVFGIADETIFLAARSKDIRINIGKILGDAYGEIGETAGHSTQASAEIPLGIFTGIEISEDTRSTLLQLTEEAVKRTLFDAMGVDGTEGSNGN
- a CDS encoding PRC-barrel domain-containing protein, which encodes MDDTPQEITSIVGREVYSNNGVFVGEVEDLRLNIEGAAVSGLALGKLNSELFEAESQGSTGIILPYRWVRAVGDVILINDVVERFRDPDEEHEEIVA